Proteins encoded together in one Formosa sp. Hel3_A1_48 window:
- a CDS encoding glycine--tRNA ligase, whose amino-acid sequence MNNQGDHFKNVISHAKEYGFVFQSSEIYDGLSAVYDYGQNGAELKKNIREYWWKAMVQMNTNIVGLDASIFMHPTTWKASGHVDAFNDPLIDNKDSKKRYRADVLVEDYCAKIEQKIEKEVKKAKKRFGDAFDENEFLKTNQRVLAYQDKIETILKRMARSLENEDLADVKALIEELEIADPVSGSRNWTDVKQFNLMFGTKLGASAESAMDLYLRPETAQGIFVNFLNVQKTGRMKIPFGIAQTGKAFRNEIVARQFIFRMREFEQMEMQFFIKPGTQGEWYKHWKEKRLNWHLSLGMGEENYRFHDHEKLAHYADAAADIEFRFPFGFKELEGIHSRTDFDLSQHEKHAGKKLQFFDPEENKNYVPYVLETSIGLDRMFLAVFSNSLKNEELENNSTRTVLKLPAVLAPTKAAILPLVKKDGLPEIAKEILQELQWDFNVAYDEKDAVGRRYRRQDAIGTPFCITIDHQTIEDNTVTVRYRDSMKQERVAVKNLKTLIEDHVSMKNWLKNC is encoded by the coding sequence ATGAATAACCAAGGAGATCATTTTAAAAACGTTATTTCTCATGCTAAAGAATACGGGTTTGTATTTCAAAGCAGCGAAATCTACGACGGGCTTAGCGCTGTGTACGACTACGGCCAAAACGGTGCAGAATTAAAGAAAAATATACGCGAATACTGGTGGAAAGCCATGGTGCAAATGAATACTAATATTGTTGGCTTAGATGCTTCAATCTTTATGCACCCCACAACATGGAAAGCTTCGGGACACGTTGATGCGTTTAATGACCCCTTGATAGACAACAAAGATTCAAAAAAGCGATACAGAGCTGATGTTCTTGTTGAAGATTATTGTGCTAAGATTGAGCAAAAAATAGAAAAAGAAGTTAAAAAAGCTAAAAAACGTTTTGGTGATGCCTTTGATGAGAATGAATTCTTAAAGACCAATCAACGCGTACTAGCCTATCAAGACAAAATAGAAACCATCCTAAAGCGTATGGCTAGATCCCTTGAAAATGAAGACCTAGCAGATGTCAAAGCTCTTATAGAAGAACTCGAAATTGCTGACCCTGTTAGCGGTAGCCGCAATTGGACAGACGTTAAGCAATTCAACCTCATGTTTGGTACAAAACTGGGGGCCTCTGCTGAAAGTGCAATGGATTTGTATTTACGACCAGAAACCGCACAGGGAATTTTTGTCAACTTCTTAAATGTTCAAAAAACAGGCCGAATGAAAATTCCTTTTGGTATAGCGCAGACGGGGAAAGCATTCAGAAACGAAATTGTAGCACGCCAATTTATCTTCAGAATGCGTGAGTTTGAACAAATGGAAATGCAATTTTTCATCAAACCAGGAACACAAGGAGAGTGGTACAAACATTGGAAAGAAAAACGCCTAAATTGGCATCTTTCTTTGGGTATGGGTGAAGAAAATTACCGTTTTCATGACCATGAAAAATTGGCTCATTATGCCGATGCTGCAGCCGATATCGAGTTTAGATTCCCTTTTGGCTTTAAAGAACTTGAAGGTATTCATTCCAGAACAGATTTTGACCTCAGCCAACATGAAAAACACGCTGGCAAAAAACTTCAATTTTTTGATCCTGAAGAAAATAAAAACTATGTTCCTTATGTCTTAGAAACCTCTATTGGTTTGGACCGTATGTTTTTAGCCGTATTTTCCAACAGCCTAAAAAATGAAGAATTAGAAAACAACTCCACACGCACAGTGCTAAAACTTCCTGCGGTCTTGGCTCCAACAAAAGCGGCGATTTTACCCCTTGTAAAAAAAGATGGGCTTCCAGAAATAGCCAAAGAGATTTTACAAGAACTACAATGGGACTTCAATGTTGCCTATGACGAAAAAGACGCAGTGGGTCGGCGCTACCGCAGACAAGATGCCATTGGAACTCCTTTTTGCATTACCATAGACCATCAAACTATTGAAGACAATACCGTAACAGTTCGCTACAGAGACAGCATGAAACAAGAACGTGTAGCTGTGAAAAATTTAAAAACTCTAATTGAAGATCATGTTTCTATGAAAAATTGGCTGAAAAATTGTTAA